The window CAGCTCCGCCGCGCGGTGCCTCGGTACCAGCTGCGCGAACAGGGAGCGGCTCAACGCCTGGCTGCCGCCCTGCACCGTGCCCACCAGCAGCGCCAGCACGAAGAAGTGCGTGGGCGTGCGCAGGAAGTAGCCCAGCAGCGTCACCCCCATGTACACCAGCAGCGCGAACATCAGCGCGGGCCGTGCCCCCACCCGCGACGCCACCCGGCCGAAGAGCACCGCGCACGGCACGCCCACCGCCTGCGTCATCAGCAGCGCCAGCATCAGCGCCCCCCGGCCGATGCCCAGCTCCGTCCCGTACAGCGTGGACAGGCGGATGATGGTGCCGATGCCGTCGCTGTAGAGCAGGTAGGCCACGAGCAGCAGCAGCGCCTGCCGGTACTCGCGCAGCGCGCGCAGCGTCTCCGCCAGCTGCGCGACGATGCCGGACAGCGACATGGCCGGCGGCTCCGCGCCCTCCACGGGCCGGGGCTCGGGGACGCGCAGGAACAGGGGCAGCGCGAAGCCGCCCCACCACAGCGCCACGGACACGAACGCCACGCGCGAGGCCACCGCCGCGTCCGCGAGCCCGAACCACCCGGGCTTCGACAACAGCACGAGCTGCGCCGACAGCAGCAGCCCGCCGCCCAGGTAGCCCAGCGCGTAGCCCGCGGTGGACACGCGGTCGAGCTCGTCGTCCCGCGCCACGTGCCGCAGCAGCGCGTCGTAGAAGACGTTGCTGCCCGTCACGCCCACGTTGCCCACCGCGAAGCAGACCAGCGCCCAGGCCCAGTCTCCCGGTCCCACCCACGCGAGCCCCAGCGTGGACAGCAACCCCAGCACGAGGAAGACCCCCAGCAGGGACTTGAGCCGCCCCGCCCTGTCGCTGAGCGCGCCGAGCACGGGGGACAGCACCGCCACCACGGCCAGCGAGACGGCGGTGGCGGTGGCGAAGCGGCTGGTGGCCACCTCGCGCGCGAGCCCCTCGGACGCCACGCTGGCGAAGTAGATGGGGAACACCACGGCGACGACCGTGGTGATGTAGGCCGAGTTGGCCCAGTCGTACACCGCCCAGGCGCGCAGCTCCGGCCGGGTCAGGCCCATGCGCGCCAGCAGCGATGTCGCCAGCTGTCTCATGCGCCGAAGTCGATGCCCCCCACCGCCTCGTCGCCCTGCGCGGACTGGTAGACATGCCACGCGGCGGCCAGGTCCTGGAAGGGCAGCCCCACCGCGCTGAACACCGTCACCTGCTCCGGCGACGTGCGCCCCGGCTTCATCCCCGCGAGCACCTCGCCCAGCTCCGCGTGGATGGCGTCCTCGCCCAGCCCCACGTTGCCCGCCGCGCCGCCGGACACCGTCAGGCCCCGGTGGTCGCAGACGAAGAGGGCGTCGCGCAGCAGCTCCGCGGACACCTCCGCCTTGCCCGGCTCGTCCGCGCCCAGCGTGGTGATGTGCGTGCCGGGGTGCACCATGCCCGGCACGAGGAAGGGCTGCCGGCTCCAGGTCGCGGCGATGACGATGTCCGCGTCCTCCACCGCCTCGGCCACCGAGTCGGCCTGGCGCACCGGCAGGCTCAGCTCCTTGTACATCCGCGTGGCGAAGGCGAAGGCCCGCGAGGGCTCGGTGTCGAACACGCGCACGTGGTCGAGCGTGCGCACCAGCCGCAGCGACTTGAGCTGCATCACCGCCTGGGCGCCCGCGCCGATGAGCGCCACGCGGCTGGCGTCCGGCCTGGCCAGCACGTCCGCCGCGAGCGCGCCCACCACGCCCGTGCGCACCGCCGTCAGGTGTCCGGAGTCCATCACCGCCAGCAGCTCGCCGGTGACCAGGTCGTGCAGCTGCACCACGCCCTGGAGCGCGGGGGTGCGCGCCGGGAACTTGGCGTGGACCTTCACGGAGTAGGCGGGGACGCCGGGCAGGCAGCCGGGGAACAGCACCATCGC of the Myxococcus stipitatus genome contains:
- a CDS encoding ornithine cyclodeaminase family protein → MRTLLLTRSDVSRNLQSLLLLEDLREAFRNDALARTVAPQRVRAPLHAEGSAMVLFPGCLPGVPAYSVKVHAKFPARTPALQGVVQLHDLVTGELLAVMDSGHLTAVRTGVVGALAADVLARPDASRVALIGAGAQAVMQLKSLRLVRTLDHVRVFDTEPSRAFAFATRMYKELSLPVRQADSVAEAVEDADIVIAATWSRQPFLVPGMVHPGTHITTLGADEPGKAEVSAELLRDALFVCDHRGLTVSGGAAGNVGLGEDAIHAELGEVLAGMKPGRTSPEQVTVFSAVGLPFQDLAAAWHVYQSAQGDEAVGGIDFGA
- a CDS encoding MFS transporter, with the protein product MRQLATSLLARMGLTRPELRAWAVYDWANSAYITTVVAVVFPIYFASVASEGLAREVATSRFATATAVSLAVVAVLSPVLGALSDRAGRLKSLLGVFLVLGLLSTLGLAWVGPGDWAWALVCFAVGNVGVTGSNVFYDALLRHVARDDELDRVSTAGYALGYLGGGLLLSAQLVLLSKPGWFGLADAAVASRVAFVSVALWWGGFALPLFLRVPEPRPVEGAEPPAMSLSGIVAQLAETLRALREYRQALLLLVAYLLYSDGIGTIIRLSTLYGTELGIGRGALMLALLMTQAVGVPCAVLFGRVASRVGARPALMFALLVYMGVTLLGYFLRTPTHFFVLALLVGTVQGGSQALSRSLFAQLVPRHRAAELFGLFSVFEKVTAVLGPLVFAVVVEWTGSSRQAVLSLLGFFCAGAAVLSRVDVEVGRRAAREAEARAGWSAAPLPVRPPVPPA